The sequence atcactggaacccaggagttcaagaccagcctgggcaatagagtgaccccgtctctaaaaaaaaaattacaaatttccCAGTTGCagacctatagtcccagctactcaggaggctgaggtgggaggatcacttgagctctggaatGTGAGACAAGCATAGgccatatagtgagacctcatctttttttctttttttttgagatggagtctcactgtgtcacccaggctggggtgcagtggcacaatctcagcttactgcagccccttcctcctgggtgcaagcgattctcctgcttcagcctctggagtcgctgggactacaggtgcacgccaccacacccggctaatttttgtagttttagtagagactgggtttcaccatgttggccaggctggtctcaaactcctgacctcaagtgatctgcctgcttcggcctcccaaagagctgagattacaggcatgggccaccgggGACAGCCTATGagacctcatcttttttttttttttaaaccaaaaaaaaaaaaaaaatccttgaccCCTCCCTCAATATATTAATGTTGTAATGGTCAGAGGGTCTGAGGCCCCAGTGTAACTTTTTAACTGTATACAAAGGCTGGGTGTGATTTGGTAGTAATGGCCCCTTTGGCTCTATAATGGAGGCCTTGTGTTTGAGGCTGGGCAGTGAGTTggacaggcctctattggggtgATTAAATCTGTATTAGAACTGCCTTTTCTGGCAAACTTCACTGTAGTAGATACATCTGCTGGCCATGTTGCTGTTGACATGCTGAATTTTAGCAACTTAAAAATGAACTGGATAATAactcaaaaatgattaaaaataagtgaatggAAAGTAGGTAGTAAAAATGATAAACTTAAGGCCTGATAAACTAGTTCTTGATAGAATCCAGGATTGGCAGGTTAATGTGATCAGAATGGCTGTGGGTGGGTAACTGGGTCCCGGAAGAACCAGTGTAGCCTTTGTGTCAATACACTTGTCGTTTCTTGTTTTCAGCACCCAGTTTCCCATTCCCTGGCAAGGCCCACAGAATTCAGGTGTCTGCATCAGGGTGTCCATTTGAGAGCAGGGCGTGTCAGAGCCACACAAGGATGCCTGCCCTCCCCAGGCAGCACTGCGAGTCTGAACATTGCCTTCTGCTGTGGGATCTTgtgattaaaatgtaaaatgacaaCTTTGTGACCCAATTCCAAGAAATCTTAATTTACCTaacattgtattttaaaagtgtttgaatGATCATCCAGTCACAAAAGCATAATTTTACAAATACTCTCATTGACCTCAGCTGTACAGAACTTACCTCAGGTTGCATTATTCAGAATTACCTATAGGCTGGTTTCCAAGAGGATGTTTTGGAAGAGCGAATTTCTGGGAGGAAACTTGATTCATTTATCCCTGTTTGGCTTTAGTTCTTATTGTGGGGCCCCTGCTGGCCTGCTGGTTTCTCTGTGAGCTGCTGCTACGAGGCCGGTAGTGGGCAGCGGTCAGGGCCAGGGCTCTGAGTCGTGTCAGGTGAGAGATTGTGAGAATTTGGCTTAGAGGGTTTGGGCATCAGCTGCCCCTTGAGGGGCCACTGATTGTCTCAAAGTGAATGTGGGGTGGTTTGATCTGCATGTGTCATTTGTATCCACACAAGTTAATTATTCTGCTTTTGTTGTAGTACCTTGGTTGTGAAGCAGAAGCTACCAGGCGTCTATGTGCAGCCATCTTACCGCTCTGCATTAAGTAAGATGAGGATTCACTCTTAATTTATGGGCACATTTAGTTCCTCCCACACAAATTTAGGCcttaactcttttattttttcctacagtGTGGTTTGGAGTAATATTCATACGGCATGGACTTTACCAAGATGGCGTATTTAAGTTTACAGTTTACATCCCTGATAACTATCCAGATGGTGATTGTCCAGTAAGTTGGAGACACAGTCTGCCTTCATTTGTGGATCAGTGAGAAGGGCTGAAAGGGCTTacagctttcctggttcttttCCTGACCTGGTACCTTTATGATTTATCTACCCAGTAGTTGTCCAGGGGGACTTCTGTGCTTTGCAGCAGCTTCTGGCATGCCATCAGAGCTTGTTTCTCTGCTCAGGGTCTGCAAGGGAGGCTGGCTGCCTGCCATCCTGCAGCACTCACCAGGTGAATGGTGGCCCTCAGGCTCTAGTGGAGGAGAGGGAGTTTTCCCCGCTTCATTGCAAAATTTAGTTTTTCAGGAAAATGGTAAAAGTAGTTAAGTAGCCCTCTTGAGGCAGCCCTTCAGCTTTAAATAACGTGACTGCCTTGTCCTGAAGCTCTTTTTATCACGATTCCTATGGGTCTCATAAGCGCCACTGCTTCCATTAAAGGACATGTCTCTCTTTATTTAAATACAGCGCTTGGTGTTCGATATTCCCGTCTTTCACCCACTAGTTGATCCCACCTCAGGTGAGCTGGATGTGAAGAGAGCATTTGCAAAATGGAGGTAAGTAAATAAAGTGTTTCTTTTAGTGACATAATACAGCCAAGAGGACGCCTCGGTAATCAGGCCATGTTTCCCTTTAGGCGGAACCATAATCATATTTGGCAGGTATTAATGTATGCAAGGAGAGTTTTCTACAAGATTGATACAGCAAGCCCCCTGAACCCAGAGGCTGCAGTACTGTATGTAACTTTtgctttgttatttaaaataaatttgaagatgCAGCTAAGTAGATTAAGTTAGTAACTTTTTGACTTAAACTTTTAACACAGGTATGAAAAAGatattcagctttttaaaagtaaagttgTTGACAGTGTTAAGGTGTGCACTGCTCGTTTGTTTGACCAACCTAAAATAGAAGACCCCTATGCAATTAGGTAAGTGGTGCATCCCCCAAACGAACTGTCCACTGTCCTTTCCAATATGCCGCTTCCTTTCTCCAGGTGGTCTCAGAATAGGGATTTAAAAAGGCACATGCATAAGCTGTTAGCCTACAACCTTTATAACTTGGTGCCAACTCGATTTCTGATGCCTCTGAGGCTCTTCTCTTAAACAAAAAGCTTCACATCTGACAGGCTGTGCTGACAGCACATTCTCTGGTGACTTTGGTTTCCCAGGGATCCTTGcgatatatttattcattcacatgTCAGGACTCTTCTTTTCAGCTGGCAGTTTTAGCTGGAGCCCCTCTTAAACTTCAAACCCTCATAGACATTCAGATGTGGTAAAAGGAGGGAAACTGAATAGCGTGAGAATAGTGGGTTCCTGAAGCACTATGACATTTGATTTAAGGAACAGTGTCTAGAGGAGTATTGGGAATGGACGAATTGGTGATTTTGCTCTTTGGCAACATTGGTACTGCTTAGGAAGGCAGTGGAATATAGCTGTTAAGAGCTTGGACTCatggccagccgtggtggcttatgccagtaatcccagcactttgggaagccgaggtgggtggatcacgaggtcaggagttcaagaccagcctgaccaacatggccaaaccccatctctactaaaaatacaaaaattggtcaggtgcagtggctcacacttgtaatcccagcactttgggaggctgagccgggaagatcacccgaggttgggagttcgagaccagcctgaccagcatggagaaaccccgtctctattaaaaatacaaaatacaaaattagctgggtgtgggtggcacatgcctgtaatctcagctacttgggaaggctgaggcaggagaatcgcttgaaccggggaggcagaagttgcagtgagccaggatcttggcattgcactccaggtacctgtagtcccagcaaggctgaagcaggagaatggcctgaatctaggaggcagaggttgcagtgagccgagatcacaccactgcactccagcctgggtgacagaactagactcagtctgaaaaaaaagaGCTTGGACTCGGCAGATGGACTACTTGGCTTTTGTACTTTTTAGCTCTGGTAACCCAGAGCAATTAATTTTACTCTGCTTTGCTTTCTTAATCTTTAAATAATAGTACTTCAAGGGTTGGtgtgaggcttaaatgagatCATTCATGTATGAAGGATAGTTATGTGACaaaattaatgagataatgtCTAAAACATACATGTcgacaacaataaaaaaaaaaagtactgtgcTTTATTAAGTTAGGGGAATTGGCTTAAAGCTTAATTACTGCAAAATGAATGTTATAGAAATTTAGTGAGCCAACAAATAGTTTTAAATACTTTTCTCTTCCTTAAGCTTTTCTCCATGGAATCCTTCTGTACATGATGAAGCCAGAGAAAAGATGCTGACTCAGAAAGTAAGTGGATAACTACTTACGAAATGGCTAACtcattgtttcttttctaaaatttcttcatTTGGAGACTGCTCATTACATACAAGTAACTTTTTTGGGAAACAAGTTTGTACAGTGCTGAAATCTCCTcaccagtaattttttaaatatctgttttgATTGTGCCTAGAAGAAGCCTGAAGAACAGCACAATAAAAGTGTTCATGTTGCTGGCCTGTCATGGGTAAAGCCTGGCTCAGTACAGCCTTTCagtaaagaagagaaaacagtggCGACTTAAGAGATGGTGAATCTGGTGCACCGTGCACTTTCCTGCTGGACTCTGGCCTAGTTCAAGCTGACCAATGGCAGAGGACTGCCTGAAGAGTAAAACTGTGTGAACAATGACTGACTGCCAGTGTTTTCCATGTATGCATAGGTTCTAACAGCAGGGTTTGGAAACCTGTCTCTAAGTAATGCATTACTTCTGTCAGAAGTGTCTTAGGGTGGTTATCTAGTTCAGTACTCCAAATTATTGGGGACCTTGAGGCTTAAGTAAgtatttttctgaatataatgCTAAAGGTAAGTTGCATTCATTTGAACTAATAGAGCAGACAGAATTCAGCACTACTTAATAGTTTATAATAATCAGTGGTTTCAGTTGTATATATGTTAGGAAATGGAGAGGTATAGAGAGAGCAGGTTCCATAGCTCAGCACTTTTAAGTGGAAGATCATTTGAATCTCAGTCTTCAGCCTGCACTGATTTGTAGCCTGCACTGTCTTACTGATTTACAAACTGAAATCACTGAGAAATGTCTTTAGTTGAGTGAGAAGAAACCAGAACACTTGTTCCTagtgttgtgttgttttttttaagcaaattacttactgtatttttatggcaggagggagaaaaagaagtgtTAAAACGGTTTCTAATGAAGTCCGGTATTTAAATGATGAATGACTaatgtgtttagtagagacaaaataaaccaataaatgaTTGTTCTTTGCCATTTATGCAGGAAACTACCCTTTTCTCAATATGACCAAACAAAGGCTAATTTATAAATGCTTTATTGAAAAATACacttatcttcatataaaattaCAGTAGCAGTAAGTATCTTGAgaggttttataaatatttttgcagaaCACTATTCTAATTGAACAGTGTAAGTAAGTTCCATATTTCTCTCAGAGCAATATGAAGTTACCTAGTAACTTTGTTTATACTGATTCAATTTACAATTGAATTTTCTCCCTAATATTATTAATTTGACTTGAAAACTGCTGGAACAATAGTGATTAATAAAGATATGTATAGATAATTCAACAGCtgttaaataacattttctaatttgtataAATGGTACTGTGGTACTAATAAAAACCTAAATTCTccaaccaattttttttaaactgccaGGAAcacccaaaaatatttttaaatatatcaccttaatagacatttcttttAGATAAAACTCCCTCCTAAAGGAAGAGGTCGTAATTTTTCATATTAATCCCCTCAATTCaacttgatttaaaatattttcttagccGGTTGATCCCTATATAACAAAAAACTGGAGAATTTAAAACATATTCCCAAAAGGTGGCTATAGGGGCTTTAACagtttaaaaaagtacaaaagcattaaagaaaatattggatGTATAGCCTGGAAGTTTTGTACTTAATAAAATTCACATTGTAGAAAGTGCTATCACAAATATACAGCAAAATCTGGGTTACAAAATCATGCATTTTACAGCCCTAAAGTGCCGCCACTTATACAGGTTCACTCAGACATTGCACACCCGAACAATCAAGGACTTTTCACACTGCACCACACCGAATGGGGAGAGGGAAGACATGCACAAAGGGAACGGGAGATGAGGGCTAATGACCTAGGACCTCCATACCTGGGTGCGCTCTCCTTTGTCAGGAATGCAAAAATCACACACTCCTACCAGGTGTTTTAGGACAAAatacctaatttttgttttgctttttatgagGACTACAGCTGACCACAGAACAGGTAGGATTGAACTTGAAACACAGTTCTTCTGTTGGAGTACGTTAACAGAAGCCTCCTATGCTCACGTTTGAGTACACATCATTTTCTTGCAGTATTTCTAAAAGCTTTGCCAGAGTCAAAAATCCAAGTTTGGATTCTAAGCAGCCTTGACAGTAATCACTGAATGGTAGGGAAAAAAAGACAGTTGGGATGAATTAAAATGTTCTAAGGACACTGGAAGGAGTTAAGTCCCATTTCTCACCAAAATGTCCCCTCATGTTACTAACAGGCTGTAACTGATCAGCTGGATTAAGGAAAAAAGCTCCATAATCTAGATGCATTAAAGGCTGCTGCTAAACAGATTTTGTGAAAAGAGTTTCAATACAAGAGACTAACCTCAGTGGGAACCACGGTCATTAGCTACGTCTTGGAGACGGCGCAGTAAGGCAGAATGATTTTCTGGGCAAATTCTTTTTGCAGGTGATTCACTTCCATCTTCCAAAAGAATTCCTCTCTTTTTAGTTGGAGTTTCTCCTGTGCGTATCATACTATTAATTTCTCTCAGTCTCTATGATgggaaaaagatataaaaattttaaaatgcaaacgcACATAGCTCAGTATTAAGTCAAAGAATCTCAAATGAGTTAAGCGGTTTACCTGGAAGAGTTTGAACACATctacagagaaaagaaacacTAAGTTACATAACCTgccaactttacttttcagctggCTGAGGCTGATGGCTATTTGAGAAGGGGCtgagtagttctatttttaacaagctcttcCACAGGCACTTTTGACCTATACGTTTCTATAATTTGTGAGTTcacaaatttgattttttttacaattatGGAGCATTACGTTGCTATCTGATAGTCACTTAGactcatctttttctcttttttaaaagtacaattttatacaatatttcctttttttcagtcTAATGTTACTCAGTTTTTAGCAGCCATTCTCAACTGGGATTTCACTAGAAAAGTAGGCCTTAATTCCCTAAGGTATCCATTGTAGGTAATAAATTAGTAAGGTCTAGAATGGTACTATCCTTGGGAGAACTGAGGATTATCCTTGGGAGAATTGAGAAAAGTTACTCAAATTATTTTCTGGACAGTGGCTCAGATGAGGAGCTGCAATTGAGAAAGACACTGCCAGAATGCCAGAAAGACTGGCTGGCTGTACAGCGCCTTTAGCATTCAGTTTCTCCAAAGCCTCTAAAAGTCGTCTGTCACATTATTTTCTGCTAGTTTGTTGgttaaaattctttttcatgtgctgcttcATCCATGTTTGCTTACAGAAAGCATACTAAGCAAATTCACAGATACAGGAAATTGTAAACATCCAAAAGTAGAGAAGCATAATGCATCCTCACATACCTGTTCCTCTACTTCAGCATGCTTGACCAGCCTTATTTGATTTATACTCTCATTCACTTCCATTGcccagattattttaaaacaaatcccagACATATTTTATCATgacacttgttatttttattctttaaagtaATAAATGTTTTGGGGGTTTTAATGAAAATCAGTGTTCTTTATTAACAGATGTGCCTTcacaagtgtttttcttttttttttttaattaacaatagAAATAGGGTtgcactatgttgtccaagctggtcttgaattcctgggctcaagcaatcctcctgttttggcctcctaatgtgctggggtaacaggcatgagccactgcacctggccacaaaatCTTAAGCATCTGAAGAAAGCTTTCCTTCAACTCTTTTTCTAGCCCCCTTTCTGCCTTCCTAAGAGTCTGGTCTGCATTTGCTATCTCTGCAGTCTCCTATTTGCCTGAATATTTCTTATGCTGTTTACTGTATACATTGTTAATTGCGTATAAGCAATGacaccataatttatttttcaacaagTCATACCAGTGCACTGACATTGCTCTGTCAAGTATCACTAATGACCAGTCTTCATCTTAACTGATCTTGtatttgataattattttctcatagtaGTCTAAATGTTAGTACGTTATAGATTGGTTCTAGACATAAGCTACTTCttcctttgtaatattctccccctGAGTTTCAGCTATCACTTATTAAGATGACAAATCTTTCTCCAACCAAGTCTAATAATCGCTGTCATTTTACTAGACAGACTCCCAACTCTGTGCTGGAAATACCTACAGTCGTGTAAAACTGTTCCTCTGAAAAAATCCCTCATACTCCCTTGTCAGCCTATCCCAAACCACCACTAATGTTCTTGTccaatagttttgccttttccagaatgtcatagaaatggaatcataagtAGCCTACTGAATCCAGTGTCTTTCACTTAAGCATTGATGCATTTGAGATTTATCTACATTGAATGTATCAGTTCCTTTTTATTGCAAAGTAGCAGTcaattgtctggatgtaccacagcttATTTATATGCATTCACCAGCTGAAGGACGTTTGGGTTGTTTCCCACTTTTTGGCAATTAGGAAGAAAGTCACTATAAACAGTCATGTACTTGATTTTGTCTAAACAtaagtttccatttcatttgtgtaaatacctaggaatgagaTTGCTGGTCGTATGATAATGGTATGTTTAAGAAACAACTTTCCACAGTGGTGATGCCATTTTGCATTCACACCAGCAATATGTAAAATTGTTCCACATTGTTGCCAGAACTTATGATTTGTCACTTTttagattttagccattctaacagacAGGCATGTAATGGGTGAAgtgtgttcaaatcttttgcccacttttacaTTTGGTGGTTTTCCTACTgaattttgagaattctttagATACTGTAGATATACAAATGCTTCATCAGATATGGAACGTGTACAGATTTTCTAATAGTCTATGGCTGGTTTTttaattctcttaacagtgtctcaAACAGCAGAAATTATTCGTTTTGATAAAAtccattttaacagtattttatggattgtgcttttgatgtATATAAAATTTTCCCATAAAACGTTCACTAAGATTTTCTGTTGTCTTCTAGAGGTTTTGTAGTTTgagattttacatttatgtctgtggttcatttttagtttttgtatatagtgCAGGGTATGGGAATAAGTTTACTATTATTTTGTTACATGAacatccaattgttccagcaccatctGTTGAAAAGGCTATCCTTTCTCTACcaaattgcttttgcacctttgttgaaaatcagtttacCATATACGTGTTGTCTATTTCAGGACTCTGTTCTCTTCTATTGATCTCTGTCTATACTTCCAACAACactactgtcttgattactgtggtGGTATAATACAGATATTTTGTGTACCTTCATAATTAGTGTGAATCCTCCAACTTtgaattattttagctatttgaGTTCCTTTGCCTTGTAAATGacaaactttagaatcagttttttACATAAATCTGTTTGGATTTTGACTGAAATTGGTTTTAAATTATAGATCAATTGGGAGAAAACTGCTGTTTCATTTTCCATGAATTGGAAATGAATGTTCATTCAGTGTCACGaacatatttctgtattttctcagGCTTTAATTTCTCTCACCAAGCTTCTATAGTTTTCAGGATATATGTGTTACATAGTTTTTATCATACTTACCcctaagtaattttaaaatgttacggtattcaattttttattttacttctgatTGTTCACTGCTAGCATATAGAAatacatttgatttttgtatattgatcacATAACCTCccttattagttctagtagctttttgTGGATTCTTTGTGATTTTTCTATGCCAACATTTCAGGCTGTAtggcttctttttcttgtcttattgcacatGCTAGGACTCCCAGTTACAATGTTGAACGGGGTAGTGAGAGTGGACATTGTTGCCTTGTTCTTGATCATAGGGGCAAGGCATTCAGTCTGTCACCATTAAGTATATCTGTAGATGCTTTTGGTAATTGTTTACCAAGCTGAGGAAGTTCCTTGAGAGTTTTTACATTAAtgaatgttggattttgtcagatgctttccTTCAAACACTAAGATGATTTATCACCTTCACTTTTTGGGAGAGTTTCTATAGAACtggcattatttcttccttagaTGTTTGGTAGCATTTACcaatgaagccatctgggcctacAGTTTTCTCTGACAGGAGGTTTTTAAACCACAAATTAATTTCTTTAGTAGATACAGGGGCTACCGAGAGTACTACTACTACTTGAGTTTTATTAGTTTGTATCTTTCaagaatttgtctatttcatgtGCATTGTCACATTTATTGGCATTAAAGTTTTgaaacggtctcactctgttgcccaggatggagtgcaggggtgccatcacagctcactgcagccttgactgcgCAGCCTctagtgaccctcccacctcagcctcccaagtaactgggac comes from Symphalangus syndactylus isolate Jambi chromosome 11, NHGRI_mSymSyn1-v2.1_pri, whole genome shotgun sequence and encodes:
- the AKTIP gene encoding AKT-interacting protein isoform X2; its protein translation is MNPFWSMSTSSVRKRSEGEEKTLTGDVKTSPPRTAPKKQLPSIPKNALPITKPTSPAPAAQSTNGTHASYGPFYLEYSLLAEFTLVVKQKLPGVYVQPSYRSALMWFGVIFIRHGLYQDGVFKFTVYIPDNYPDGDCPRLVFDIPVFHPLVDPTSGELDVKRAFAKWRRNHNHIWQVLMYARRVFYKIDTASPLNPEAAVLYEKDIQLFKSKVVDSVKVCTARLFDQPKIEDPYAISFSPWNPSVHDEAREKMLTQKKPEEQHNKSVHVAGLSWVKPGSVQPFSKEEKTVAT
- the AKTIP gene encoding AKT-interacting protein isoform X1, producing MNPFWSMSTSSVRKRSEGEEKTLTGDVKTSPPRTAPKKQLPSIPKNALPITKPTSPAPAAQSTNGTHASYGPFYLEYSLLAEFTLVVKQKLPGVYVQPSYRSALMWFGVIFIRHGLYQDGVFKFTVYIPDNYPDGDCPRLVFDIPVFHPLVDPTSGELDVKRAFAKWRRNHNHIWQVLMYARRVFYKIDTASPLNPEAAVLYEKDIQLFKSKVVDSVKVCTARLFDQPKIEDPYAISFSPWNPSVHDEAREKMLTQKKKPEEQHNKSVHVAGLSWVKPGSVQPFSKEEKTVAT